A genomic segment from Candidatus Margulisiibacteriota bacterium encodes:
- a CDS encoding endonuclease/exonuclease/phosphatase family protein yields MFSKKIVSIQEYTLLHWNIWYKQPIKPVVDIIKSLNPDFLLLQELTWNCSYNKGLATGEYIAENLGYYQHIGKAHVWQPQDGRNREALGNGILSRYPIENTFSAFVHDPINNGRYSHDEGRIYLEALVNINGQKFRIGTTHLSYYHKFIQTPGRLKEDKKLINLLKRNNHHKAYPLIFSGDLNTAPSSFIIRQLSKILQHLGPDYCHNTWTTKPFLYNNFEVNNLEWRLDYVFGTDQIQLVKAEIINTEVSDHLPIMIKFKIT; encoded by the coding sequence ATGTTTTCAAAAAAAATCGTATCAATTCAAGAATATACCTTGCTACACTGGAACATCTGGTATAAACAGCCTATTAAACCGGTCGTCGATATTATAAAGAGCTTGAACCCTGATTTTCTATTGTTGCAGGAACTGACCTGGAATTGTTCTTACAACAAAGGACTGGCAACGGGTGAGTATATAGCTGAGAATTTGGGCTATTATCAACACATAGGAAAAGCACATGTCTGGCAACCGCAGGATGGGCGCAACAGGGAGGCGCTTGGCAATGGAATACTTAGCAGATATCCAATCGAAAACACTTTCTCGGCATTTGTTCACGATCCGATAAATAATGGCAGATATTCTCATGATGAAGGAAGAATATACCTGGAAGCACTGGTGAATATTAACGGTCAAAAATTTCGGATTGGCACTACACACTTGTCGTACTATCATAAATTTATTCAAACACCGGGAAGATTAAAAGAGGATAAAAAGTTAATAAATTTATTAAAGAGAAATAATCATCATAAAGCTTACCCTTTAATATTTTCTGGTGATTTAAATACCGCCCCAAGTTCATTTATAATTAGACAATTATCAAAGATATTACAGCACCTTGGACCTGATTATTGCCACAATACCTGGACTACAAAACCATTCTTGTATAACAACTTTGAGGTTAATAATCTTGAATGGCGGCTAGATTACGTTTTCGGTACCGATCAAATTCAGTTGGTTAAGGCTGAGATTATTAATACTGAGGTTTCTGATCACTTACCAATTATGATAAAATTCAAGATAACCTGA
- a CDS encoding helix-hairpin-helix domain-containing protein, producing the protein MKKCLPNPLMEIPGVGKSIAADLNELDIKKVSDLRGRNPEELYKRLCIIHGQHLDRCLLYVFRNAVYYASTPNPDQDKLKWWNWKDS; encoded by the coding sequence ATGAAGAAATGTCTTCCTAATCCTCTGATGGAAATACCCGGTGTCGGCAAAAGTATTGCCGCTGACCTTAATGAACTGGACATAAAAAAAGTAAGTGATCTGCGGGGGCGGAACCCTGAAGAACTTTACAAACGTCTATGCATAATTCATGGGCAGCATCTGGACAGGTGCCTGTTGTATGTTTTCAGGAATGCGGTATACTATGCCTCTACCCCAAATCCTGATCAGGATAAACTTAAATGGTGGAACTGGAAAGATTCTTAG
- a CDS encoding pyridoxamine 5'-phosphate oxidase family protein: MTKDLHKVALSIIEKSGKAFIGSVDSDGYPNIKAMLKPREQNGIKDFYFTTNTSSMRVTQFRANPKASLYFYDGRFFRGVMLIGTMNVLTDQATKDHIWRDGDTMYYQLGVSDPDYCVLKFTAIKGRIYQNFHSDDFTV, from the coding sequence ATGACAAAAGATTTGCATAAAGTTGCCTTATCCATTATTGAAAAAAGCGGTAAGGCGTTTATCGGTTCTGTAGACAGTGATGGTTACCCGAACATCAAAGCCATGCTCAAACCCAGAGAACAGAACGGTATAAAGGATTTTTATTTTACAACCAATACTTCTTCCATGCGTGTTACGCAGTTTCGTGCAAACCCAAAAGCTTCTTTATATTTTTATGATGGACGGTTTTTTAGAGGTGTAATGCTCATCGGTACTATGAATGTGCTGACTGATCAAGCTACCAAAGACCATATCTGGCGGGATGGCGACACCATGTATTACCAGCTGGGTGTTTCTGATCCTGATTATTGTGTCCTGAAGTTTACTGCAATAAAAGGTCGGATATATCAGAATTTTCATTCTGATGATTTCACGGTGTAA
- a CDS encoding DUF3795 domain-containing protein, producing MCGLYCKDCIPSNEKLFNTLKELKSLLADTKFENYVQLKVKREKTFKKYSDFLQVLEVMGKLECKNGCYHGPVSELGCKSDCQIRICVLKKKYNGCWDCEEHVECELLKPQKKIHPSLDQNLAKIKKYGVNNWAYLRGPHYCW from the coding sequence CTGTGTGGTTTATATTGTAAGGACTGCATACCTTCAAATGAAAAGTTATTTAATACCTTGAAAGAGTTAAAATCTTTACTGGCTGATACGAAATTTGAGAATTACGTCCAGCTGAAAGTAAAAAGAGAAAAAACATTCAAAAAATACTCTGATTTTCTGCAAGTCCTCGAAGTTATGGGTAAACTCGAATGCAAAAACGGTTGCTATCATGGGCCTGTTTCTGAGCTTGGCTGCAAGTCTGATTGTCAAATTCGAATTTGTGTTCTTAAGAAAAAATATAACGGTTGTTGGGATTGTGAAGAACATGTTGAATGTGAACTTCTAAAACCGCAGAAAAAAATCCATCCGTCGTTAGATCAGAATCTGGCTAAAATTAAAAAATATGGCGTCAATAACTGGGCTTATCTCCGTGGCCCTCATTATTGCTGGTAA
- a CDS encoding GIY-YIG nuclease family protein — MKKITNKNKRIWYLYVVRCRDNSLYTGITLDVQRRISEHNGNTSRTSKYLKGKGPLQLEFQKKIGVKSKALKLEYKIKKLPKSQKEMLIKGLLQIK, encoded by the coding sequence ATGAAAAAGATAACAAACAAAAATAAAAGAATATGGTATTTATATGTGGTCAGATGCAGAGACAATAGTCTATATACAGGAATAACACTAGATGTTCAGCGAAGAATTTCCGAACATAATGGAAATACTTCCAGGACATCAAAGTATCTTAAAGGCAAAGGTCCGCTACAATTAGAGTTTCAAAAAAAAATAGGTGTAAAAAGCAAAGCACTAAAGCTTGAATATAAAATAAAAAAGTTGCCTAAGTCACAAAAAGAGATGTTAATAAAAGGTCTGCTGCAAATAAAGTAA
- a CDS encoding recombinase family protein: MIVGYARIGLQNKTVEDQLQKLQRSGCGNIYKDIVKGAKSGRPQFDSMLSMLNSEDQLVVTDLSRLGRSQLDLVNTLVTLKKKKIVLISLKEHVDTRKPKGKSLYKMAEILTQLGKTYDTERYGERSGRARGRVGGRPPKIDAANKEALKELYQNRNIAIADMLKMFNIGKTTLYKYLNEKDNKQK; the protein is encoded by the coding sequence ATGATCGTTGGCTATGCCAGGATTGGTTTACAAAATAAAACCGTAGAAGATCAACTTCAAAAACTACAGAGATCAGGATGTGGAAACATTTATAAGGACATAGTGAAAGGGGCAAAAAGCGGAAGACCGCAATTCGACAGCATGTTGTCAATGCTTAATAGTGAAGATCAGCTTGTCGTAACCGATTTATCCAGACTGGGCCGGTCTCAACTGGATCTTGTTAATACACTGGTTACTTTAAAAAAAAAGAAGATAGTTTTAATTTCCTTAAAGGAACATGTGGATACAAGAAAACCAAAGGGCAAGTCTCTCTACAAAATGGCAGAAATCCTGACACAACTTGGAAAAACCTATGATACAGAACGTTATGGCGAAAGGTCCGGCCGGGCCAGAGGAAGAGTCGGAGGACGACCTCCGAAGATAGATGCAGCCAACAAGGAGGCCTTAAAAGAATTATACCAGAACAGAAATATAGCCATCGCAGATATGCTTAAAATGTTTAACATAGGGAAGACCACACTATATAAATACCTAAATGAAAAAGATAACAAACAAAAATAA
- a CDS encoding ferredoxin has product MKAVIDNELCIGCVLCTQTCPEVFEMNGEKAIVHATPVPEGLEDLCQQAADECPVTAITIEQ; this is encoded by the coding sequence ATGAAAGCTGTTATAGATAATGAATTGTGTATAGGATGTGTTTTATGCACCCAGACATGTCCGGAAGTTTTTGAGATGAACGGTGAGAAGGCCATTGTCCATGCTACGCCTGTTCCCGAGGGATTGGAAGATTTGTGTCAGCAAGCTGCTGATGAATGTCCGGTGACTGCAATTACCATAGAGCAATAA